In Nitrosophilus labii, the following proteins share a genomic window:
- the flgK gene encoding flagellar hook-associated protein FlgK — translation MSLFSNLSIGSQALISFQKGINVVNKNMTNVYTEGYKREIPTFSNFPTAGVDFDEAKRVYDDRLLNRLIATNQEKSYYETLNSNLGDIEQIFNDINGNGFGETLDNFFYSMNDVITSPDNLASRDSFLYASQTLTGRIRESYEELSNIRENNQKSIQYDIDQLNDKLQSIAKINENIKMNQNNDSALNNSLNERDKLLNEISGYIDTKVVFNSDGTVDLFSAKGHALVLYDKSFSLSFKTEPQTVSITDPDTGDILTYTKNLSQILINGNNLTQEFQRGSLGGKLATEKGLDETIYNLNIFTFKFANEINSIHSSGFDLNGNAGENLFINENSLNTTNIDASNIKLNISDPSKVAASDSTTDTHSNNENMKTMLNLKENSFTFLQNQTFNEFYNSSIVADIGLKKNHIDNLFNEKNSLYESTKAKLEEISGVNMDEELIRLSQLQRSYEASARIITVTDELLQTVMGLVD, via the coding sequence ATGTCTCTTTTTAGCAACCTTTCAATAGGTTCTCAAGCATTAATAAGTTTTCAAAAAGGTATTAACGTAGTTAACAAGAATATGACTAACGTTTATACTGAAGGATATAAAAGAGAAATACCAACTTTTTCTAACTTTCCTACAGCAGGTGTTGATTTTGACGAAGCTAAAAGAGTTTATGATGACAGACTTTTAAATAGACTAATAGCTACAAATCAAGAAAAATCCTATTATGAAACTCTTAATTCAAATTTAGGAGATATAGAACAAATTTTTAATGATATAAATGGAAATGGATTTGGTGAGACTTTAGATAATTTTTTCTACTCTATGAATGATGTTATTACATCTCCAGATAATCTTGCCTCAAGAGATAGTTTTTTATATGCCTCTCAAACTTTAACAGGAAGAATAAGAGAAAGTTACGAAGAACTTTCAAATATTAGAGAAAATAATCAAAAAAGTATTCAATATGATATTGATCAATTAAACGATAAATTACAATCTATAGCAAAAATTAACGAAAATATAAAAATGAATCAAAACAATGATAGTGCTTTAAACAATAGCTTAAATGAAAGAGACAAGTTACTAAATGAAATTAGTGGATACATTGATACCAAAGTTGTATTTAACTCAGACGGTACTGTAGATCTTTTCAGTGCCAAAGGACATGCTTTGGTATTATATGATAAATCTTTTAGTCTTAGCTTTAAAACAGAACCTCAAACCGTTTCTATAACCGATCCGGATACTGGAGATATTCTAACATATACTAAAAATTTATCACAAATTTTAATTAATGGAAACAATCTTACACAAGAGTTTCAAAGAGGAAGCTTAGGAGGAAAATTGGCTACAGAAAAAGGTCTAGACGAAACTATATATAATCTAAATATTTTTACTTTTAAATTTGCCAATGAGATAAACTCCATTCACAGCTCGGGTTTTGATCTTAATGGTAATGCCGGTGAAAATCTATTTATAAATGAAAATAGTTTGAATACAACTAATATTGATGCTTCAAATATAAAACTGAACATTTCAGATCCATCAAAAGTTGCTGCCTCTGACTCAACTACAGACACACATAGCAACAATGAAAATATGAAAACAATGCTTAATTTAAAAGAGAATAGTTTTACTTTTTTACAAAATCAAACATTTAACGAGTTTTACAACTCATCTATAGTTGCAGACATAGGACTGAAAAAAAATCATATTGACAATTTATTTAACGAAAAAAACTCACTATATGAAAGTACCAAAGCAAAACTGGAGGAAATAAGCGGTGTAAATATGGATGAAGAGCTTATTAGACTTTCTCAGTTACAAAGAAGTTATGAAGCAAGTGCAAGAATAATAACAGTAACAGATGAGCTTTTGCAAACTGTTATGGGATTGGTCGACTAA
- the flgL gene encoding flagellar hook-associated protein FlgL: protein MRISDSYIYNNFLRYDAARQKDIARYTNELSSGKRILNPSDDPLSNAQSLQFKSIKSDLDGYLKNLDIVRNTQQIAESSLTSIVDSAQEVRAEIVRLSNTGVIDMEDAEILKDYFVGMRDYIVNQANTQIGDKYLFSGVSSQNAPIDANGVYQGSDIETTVPIAKNIEVPVRYNGRNYLGIDNNDDKMILVKVIDKVVEIIDNAKNGTGSLNDINSANAITVNGTNMNILEGFDIGLNSVLQYRSIIGNQNKIVEDIKTQHEMFKVNYSNLISRLEDVDYTSAISELEKSKVAYEATIASFTQNKDLSLLKYFK, encoded by the coding sequence ATGAGGATAAGTGATAGCTATATTTACAATAACTTCTTAAGATACGATGCCGCGAGACAGAAAGATATAGCTAGATATACAAATGAATTATCTTCAGGTAAAAGAATACTAAACCCTTCTGACGATCCTCTTTCTAATGCTCAATCACTTCAATTCAAATCAATAAAAAGTGATCTAGATGGATACCTAAAAAATCTAGATATCGTACGGAATACCCAGCAAATAGCAGAATCATCATTAACTAGCATTGTAGATTCTGCTCAAGAAGTTAGAGCGGAAATAGTAAGACTTTCAAATACCGGTGTAATAGATATGGAAGATGCTGAGATATTAAAAGACTATTTTGTAGGAATGAGAGATTATATTGTCAATCAGGCAAATACACAAATAGGTGATAAGTATCTTTTTTCAGGTGTATCTTCGCAAAATGCTCCAATAGACGCAAATGGGGTTTATCAAGGTTCCGATATAGAAACAACGGTTCCGATAGCTAAAAATATCGAAGTTCCAGTTAGATACAATGGAAGAAACTATTTAGGAATAGATAATAACGACGATAAAATGATTTTAGTTAAAGTAATAGACAAAGTTGTAGAAATTATAGATAATGCAAAAAACGGAACTGGCTCTTTAAACGATATAAATAGCGCAAATGCTATAACCGTAAATGGAACTAACATGAATATTTTAGAAGGATTTGATATAGGACTAAACTCTGTTTTACAATATAGGTCGATAATAGGTAATCAAAATAAGATTGTCGAAGATATAAAAACTCAACACGAAATGTTCAAAGTTAATTATTCCAACCTAATATCACGGCTAGAAGATGTTGACTATACAAGCGCTATTTCAGAACTTGAAAAATCAAAAGTGGCTTACGAAGCTACTATAGCCTCTTTTACTCAAAACAAAGATCTATCTCTTCTAAAATACTTTAAATAG
- the fliS gene encoding flagellar export chaperone FliS: MANPLDAYIKNSVETASPLKQIILLYEKAIISLKEIKEDIDNNDLKSKIEHISRVTDIIKALDSSLDFEQGGEIAKNLHMLYDFIDRSLVTVHAKNDKQLIDDLIEILENLKEGWEGIESKI, encoded by the coding sequence ATGGCAAATCCGTTGGATGCTTATATTAAGAATAGTGTAGAAACTGCTTCACCATTAAAACAGATAATTTTGTTATATGAAAAAGCGATTATATCTTTAAAAGAGATTAAAGAAGATATAGATAATAATGATTTGAAATCTAAAATAGAACATATTTCCAGAGTTACGGATATAATAAAAGCATTAGATTCATCTTTAGATTTTGAACAGGGTGGAGAAATAGCAAAAAATCTTCATATGTTGTATGACTTTATAGATAGATCTTTGGTAACAGTGCATGCTAAAAATGATAAGCAATTAATCGATGATCTAATCGAAATTTTAGAAAATCTAAAAGAAGGGTGGGAGGGAATAGAATCAAAAATCTAA
- the fliD gene encoding flagellar filament capping protein FliD: protein MAGEIYLSNLSGQFDYQSILDKYQELKNQQVAILQEKEAKIYNKKYSYQNYAQLLDNFNATFEKLTESTAFEQKSVFVSNESVLTATVTDPTKISETSLNITSKQLAQNDVWLSQAGVTDKDTVAVATTAGTIEISYAGNVVATIDYDTDTADTTKPSTLQEIADAINSAQTSAQASIFFDGTNYRLLLSGADTGADNTISITETGSGDLLDQLQLGSAYTASNVQSAQNAQIDIYGQTVESSTNSFDNVVSGLRIDLLSTSTVGVDVTIDNDYEGVKSSLQEFVDGYNSIVDFVTQYTAQGAPLSGDSTVQQIRSSIFQGFDPLFEIGILSVDYTTGKISLDSAELDSQLQTNPDVVKTKIEQLNSSLGDYLNYITGYDSPLDDKDKSFDRQISYIEDSIVSLAKRIDSEMETLKKQFVWLDQFMAEMNDVSARLTSLLPSSTTNTTQ from the coding sequence ATGGCGGGAGAAATATATCTAAGTAATCTTAGCGGCCAGTTTGATTATCAATCAATTTTGGATAAGTACCAAGAGCTTAAGAATCAACAAGTTGCAATATTGCAAGAGAAAGAGGCAAAAATTTATAATAAAAAATACTCTTATCAAAACTATGCGCAACTTTTAGATAATTTTAACGCCACATTTGAAAAGCTTACTGAATCTACCGCTTTTGAACAAAAAAGTGTTTTTGTTTCTAACGAGTCTGTTTTAACCGCTACCGTTACGGATCCTACAAAAATTAGTGAAACAAGTTTAAATATTACTTCAAAACAACTTGCTCAAAACGACGTATGGCTTTCACAAGCTGGAGTAACAGATAAAGATACCGTTGCTGTTGCTACTACTGCAGGAACAATAGAGATAAGTTATGCAGGCAATGTTGTAGCTACTATTGATTATGATACCGATACCGCAGATACTACTAAACCTTCAACTTTACAAGAGATTGCCGATGCTATAAATAGTGCTCAAACTAGCGCCCAAGCATCGATTTTTTTTGATGGAACAAATTATAGATTGCTTTTATCCGGTGCTGACACTGGTGCGGATAATACTATAAGTATCACAGAGACCGGAAGCGGCGATCTTTTAGATCAATTGCAATTGGGATCGGCTTATACGGCAAGCAATGTACAGAGTGCGCAAAACGCGCAAATAGATATTTACGGTCAGACTGTTGAGAGTTCTACAAACAGTTTTGATAATGTAGTAAGTGGATTAAGAATAGATCTTTTATCTACATCTACGGTCGGAGTTGATGTAACAATAGATAATGATTACGAAGGGGTTAAAAGCTCTTTACAAGAGTTTGTGGATGGATATAATTCAATAGTGGATTTTGTAACACAGTATACTGCCCAAGGCGCTCCTTTATCTGGCGACTCTACTGTACAACAGATAAGATCTTCCATATTTCAAGGATTTGATCCTCTTTTTGAGATTGGTATTTTGAGCGTGGATTATACAACTGGAAAAATTTCTTTAGATAGTGCGGAGCTTGATAGTCAGTTACAGACCAATCCAGATGTGGTAAAAACAAAGATTGAGCAGTTAAATAGCAGTTTAGGTGATTATCTAAACTATATTACCGGTTATGATAGTCCTTTAGACGATAAGGATAAAAGTTTTGATAGACAGATTAGTTATATTGAAGACTCTATAGTCTCTTTAGCGAAAAGAATAGATTCTGAGATGGAAACTTTGAAAAAACAGTTCGTATGGCTTGATCAATTTATGGCTGAAATGAATGACGTAAGTGCAAGACTTACCTCTTTATTACCTAGTTCTACGACAAATACTACACAATAA
- a CDS encoding flagellar protein FlaG: MDVKAVNSTSAALQMQSQNVENQKEIQNQNREQNQQKDLKEMFETLEPKMQEDIIKKSIDELNKKMSMLNSQLKIEMDEDTGIQVVKIIDSESKEVIRQLPPDVVLKIAKYIDEVTGLLFNEKA, encoded by the coding sequence ATGGACGTAAAAGCTGTAAACTCTACAAGTGCCGCTTTACAGATGCAGTCTCAGAATGTAGAAAATCAAAAAGAGATTCAAAATCAAAACAGAGAACAAAATCAGCAAAAAGATCTGAAGGAAATGTTTGAAACATTAGAGCCTAAAATGCAAGAAGATATAATAAAAAAATCTATAGATGAACTCAATAAAAAGATGAGCATGTTAAATTCGCAACTTAAGATAGAGATGGATGAAGATACTGGTATACAGGTAGTAAAAATCATAGATAGTGAATCGAAAGAGGTTATAAGGCAACTCCCTCCTGACGTTGTCTTAAAGATAGCTAAATATATTGACGAGGTGACTGGACTTCTTTTCAATGAAAAAGCCTAA
- a CDS encoding flagellin N-terminal helical domain-containing protein — translation MALKINYNFQSDFTHANLLKTEQAMNKNMERLATGYRINRAADDAAGLYIADQLKTYAVSLDQGTRNAQDGVSIAQIAQGSLSEVYNILNDVKAKVIQASNTSDDNSREAIQQDINHLVDVVGKIFTDTEFNGLNIFVTAVATTGTSDFKIHYGGRTDQELTINAAIGYVSVATLTGTAASKVTVGANTYTIDVTSQSAANTAVQTVDDLISAVDNLAAKFGSKQIELEKIISNNETQRVNTSDAEGRIRNVDFAKEMSEFTKNNILMQSGMSMLAQANQQSQLVLQLLR, via the coding sequence ATGGCACTTAAAATAAACTACAATTTTCAGTCTGATTTTACGCATGCAAATTTGCTAAAGACTGAACAGGCTATGAATAAGAATATGGAGAGGTTGGCTACGGGCTATAGAATCAATAGGGCAGCTGATGATGCGGCAGGTCTTTATATAGCAGATCAGCTTAAAACTTACGCAGTATCTTTAGATCAAGGAACAAGAAACGCACAAGACGGGGTGAGTATAGCTCAAATAGCACAAGGTAGTTTGAGTGAGGTTTACAATATCCTAAATGATGTAAAAGCCAAAGTTATTCAGGCTTCAAATACTTCTGATGACAATTCAAGAGAAGCAATTCAACAAGATATTAACCATTTAGTTGATGTTGTTGGGAAAATCTTTACAGATACCGAGTTTAATGGTCTAAACATATTTGTTACCGCCGTTGCTACTACCGGTACGAGTGATTTCAAAATTCATTATGGTGGAAGAACTGATCAAGAGTTAACGATTAATGCGGCAATTGGTTATGTAAGTGTTGCAACACTAACGGGTACTGCTGCTTCAAAAGTAACTGTTGGAGCTAATACTTATACTATAGATGTAACAAGTCAGAGTGCGGCAAACACAGCAGTTCAAACTGTTGATGATCTCATATCGGCAGTGGATAATTTAGCCGCAAAATTTGGTTCAAAACAGATTGAACTTGAAAAAATTATCTCTAACAATGAAACTCAAAGAGTAAATACTTCTGATGCAGAAGGAAGAATTAGAAACGTTGACTTTGCAAAAGAGATGAGTGAATTTACTAAAAACAACATCTTGATGCAGTCTGGTATGAGTATGCTTGCTCAAGCAAATCAGCAGTCTCAGTTAGTTCTACAGCTTCTTAGATAA
- a CDS encoding motility associated factor glycosyltransferase family protein — MDRSFIKRYKRNIRFFKKYYPDIYFLIKNQSTENIEILNTKNGINLKIDGNLFYPDDYLDSLDSKIDNFLNSPIESFNLIPDKPPKYYKKPLQEKYLKKIVENFMDIKDKNEEVLIKDKKSLFFLIVYGIGLGFHIEKLLENKKIEILILVEEKIEVFIASLYTVEWEKLFEKTSISIVLGTDPDKLAYATVNKLHRINETFTYRVFLYIHYNTNILEKFKIELKNLILEENSKWGFFDDELISIKNTLINIKNKIPIYTGKNKLNDELPLFIVASGPSLEDAIKTIKKYKNSAVIFSCGTALRPLLKNGVKPDYEIVIERMKHTYDALLDNASLEELKEVNIIGVNPMYPDVFKLGSKNYMMPRFPDSGANLFFNFYNFPKIEFMTPTVTNMALALGLHLGFKTIYLFGTDLGFKDRSKHHAKDSVYYKKESQFKTETMDSYKEVDGNFVGRVFTTRIFEMARKNIEKLLRLYPDITVYNTADGAKIEGTTPLEAEEIFIEKISNKKEEILENFESNFANNLYKKEFKHFIENKIDELFFLFDEIRKFVDENLIIKAKKFNESDYYNILFKIYQKIENDLRKTNEMFYILVRGTIYHMISFHYLYIMNLKDSYMQAKLAEMFKKNILRFLDEAKKRLKDELNC; from the coding sequence ATGGATAGAAGTTTTATAAAGAGATATAAAAGAAATATTAGATTTTTTAAAAAATATTACCCTGATATATATTTTTTGATTAAAAATCAATCAACGGAAAACATCGAAATATTAAATACAAAAAATGGTATAAATTTAAAAATTGATGGAAATCTGTTTTATCCGGATGACTATTTGGATAGTTTAGATAGTAAAATAGATAATTTTTTGAATTCTCCTATCGAATCTTTTAACCTTATTCCAGATAAACCACCAAAATACTACAAAAAACCTCTTCAAGAAAAATATTTAAAAAAAATTGTAGAAAATTTTATGGATATCAAAGATAAGAACGAAGAAGTTTTAATAAAAGATAAAAAAAGTCTCTTTTTTTTAATTGTATACGGTATTGGACTTGGTTTTCATATAGAAAAACTGCTTGAAAATAAAAAGATAGAAATTTTAATATTGGTCGAAGAGAAAATAGAGGTTTTTATTGCATCATTATATACAGTTGAATGGGAAAAATTGTTCGAAAAAACCAGTATTAGTATTGTTTTAGGCACTGATCCTGATAAACTAGCTTATGCTACAGTTAATAAACTTCACAGAATCAACGAAACGTTTACGTATAGAGTATTTTTATATATTCATTACAATACCAATATTTTGGAAAAATTTAAAATAGAGTTAAAAAATTTAATTTTGGAGGAGAACTCTAAATGGGGTTTTTTTGATGATGAATTAATTTCAATAAAAAATACTTTAATCAATATTAAAAATAAAATTCCAATTTATACTGGAAAAAACAAATTGAATGATGAATTACCTCTTTTTATTGTAGCTTCTGGTCCATCTTTAGAAGATGCCATAAAAACTATAAAAAAATATAAAAATAGTGCCGTGATTTTTTCATGTGGTACTGCTCTTAGGCCATTGTTAAAAAACGGAGTTAAACCTGATTACGAGATTGTTATAGAGAGGATGAAACATACTTATGATGCACTTTTAGACAATGCTTCTTTAGAAGAGTTGAAAGAGGTTAATATAATAGGCGTTAATCCTATGTATCCTGATGTTTTTAAATTAGGCAGTAAGAATTATATGATGCCTAGATTTCCTGATAGTGGTGCAAATCTCTTTTTTAATTTTTATAATTTTCCAAAAATAGAGTTTATGACGCCAACAGTCACCAATATGGCATTAGCGTTAGGTTTGCATTTGGGATTTAAAACTATATATCTTTTTGGAACTGATTTAGGTTTTAAAGATAGAAGTAAACACCATGCGAAAGATAGCGTTTATTATAAAAAAGAAAGCCAATTTAAAACTGAAACCATGGATTCTTATAAAGAAGTTGATGGAAATTTTGTAGGAAGAGTTTTTACTACTAGGATTTTTGAAATGGCGAGAAAAAATATAGAGAAGCTATTAAGACTCTATCCGGATATTACCGTTTATAATACAGCAGATGGAGCGAAAATAGAGGGTACAACACCTTTAGAAGCAGAAGAAATCTTTATTGAAAAAATATCGAATAAAAAAGAAGAGATTTTAGAAAATTTTGAGTCAAATTTTGCAAATAATTTATACAAAAAAGAGTTTAAACATTTTATAGAGAACAAAATTGATGAATTATTTTTTTTGTTTGATGAAATTAGAAAGTTTGTAGATGAAAATTTAATAATAAAAGCAAAAAAATTTAATGAGTCCGATTATTATAATATTCTATTTAAAATCTATCAAAAAATTGAAAACGATTTAAGAAAAACTAATGAAATGTTTTACATTTTAGTCAGAGGGACTATTTATCATATGATCTCTTTCCATTATTTATATATTATGAATTTAAAAGATTCTTACATGCAGGCAAAATTGGCAGAAATGTTTAAAAAAAATATACTTAGATTTTTAGATGAAGCAAAAAAAAGATTAAAAGATGAGTTAAACTGCTAA